The following coding sequences lie in one Zingiber officinale cultivar Zhangliang chromosome 2B, Zo_v1.1, whole genome shotgun sequence genomic window:
- the LOC122049117 gene encoding uncharacterized protein LOC122049117: MASPAVAMASALILLSQFQVLFPAALGGVVCEKLPQDLCAFAISSESKRCVLESSQRADGETTEYQCRTSEVEVEVEVGRRMKDWIETDGCVSACGVSRDAVGISSDALVEPDFVAKLCSASCYQNCPNIVDLYLNLCAGEGVFLPDLCEVQKVNPRRAMAELLSSGAAPGFAASAPAPAPSSSP; the protein is encoded by the exons ATGGCTTCTCCTGCGGTGGCAATGGCCTCGGCCTTGATCCTCCTCTCGCAGTTCCAAGTCCTCTTCCCCGCCGCTTTAGGGGGCGTGGTATGCGAGAAGCTGCCGCAGGATTTGTGCGCCTTCGCCATCTCGTCGGAGTCGAAGCGGTGCGTGCTGGAGAGCAGCCAGAGGGCAGACGGGGAGACGACGGAGTACCAGTGCCGGACgtcggaggtggaggtggaggtggaagTGGGGCGGAGGATGAAGGACTGGATCGAGACCGACGGGTGCGTGAGCGCATGCGGCGTCAGCCGCGACGCAGTCGGAATTTCCTCCGACGCCCTCGTGGAGCCCGACTTCGTCGCCAAGCTCTGCTCCGCCTCATGCTACCAGAACTGCCCCAACATCGTCGACCTTTACCTCAATCTCTGCGCCGGCGAAG GTGTTTTCCTGCCAGATCTGTGCGAGGTGCAAAAAGTGAACCCCCGACGCGCCATGGCGGAGCTTCTGAGCTCCGGCGCAGCGCCCGGCTTTGCAGCCAGTGCTCCTGCTCCTGCTCCGTCGTCTTCTCCTTGA